A window of Acinonyx jubatus isolate Ajub_Pintada_27869175 chromosome B2, VMU_Ajub_asm_v1.0, whole genome shotgun sequence genomic DNA:
CATCTTGTTAACTTCCTCGCTCGCTGGACAGGACCCGCCCCCCCGCGGATGACAGCCGGgccctgcagggggaggggggacacctGCGGGGTGCCACAGCCCGCAGGGTGAGTGGACGGGGCGGGGccctggctgggggggggggtgaaaggTACGGGGGAGTCTCCTTATGACCCCAGAGAGTGCAGGTCAGGGTGTGTGGGCGGGGCCCTGTCCTTGGGAAGGTCACCCCGGTGCCCCCTGCCGCCCCTCCTGTTCTCAGGGCTTACGTCCCCCCGGCTCCACcagcgctggggggggggggggggggaccggcGGGCATGTGTGGGGCCAGCGCCTCCGCCTCCCTGAGAGCAGATCGGCCTGGCAGGTGCAGTGGCTGTTGGCCCCGCATAGGGGTCCCCAAACATTAAAATCGACGGGCGTAAGCAGAGAAGGGCCTTCTGGCTGAACCGAAGAGGGGCATGAGCCGGCGTGGGTCACCCTGGCCGGGATTGTCGGCCGCTCGGTCACTGCAGAGAGCTTGGGGGGGCTCCACGTCCGCGTGGCCGTGCGCGCCCGGGCTGCGTCCTCCCCTCTGGGACCCCCACCCCGCTGCCGTCTGAAGATACTTTATTTGCTTGATAGAAGATCGTTTATTTGCTTGATAGGACGCGCGGGGGCAGAGCCGGCCCGAGATGCACACTGAGGGAAGGCCGCTCTTAACACACTTCTCTGTGCGACCTTGCACGTCACCGGGCCCCACCTGACGGCTCCCGGAGCATGAGTCCGCGTGAGCTCACCCCGCGCTGCTGCAGCGCGGGGCTGTGCGTGCTGCTCACGTCACGGCCGCAGTGACAGGGCTGGGGGGTTGGGTAACCTGCGTGCGACGGTGACCACCGGGATCCTTCGGGGACCTTGGCAAAGGGCTGTCCCCAGAGGGCAAGGCCAAGCAAACGGTTCCGTGAGTCTCCAACTATTCCGTCACCTCCCGGTGTGTGAACCAGCCTTCGGGGTGTCCACGGTCCTCTGAAATGCCACTGCGCATCTCTGCAAGGCCGAACGCGGCAAGGAAGAGGTGCGGTGTAAGCTTCAGGCCTATCGTTTTAAGGGAAGCCTGTGTCTTTTCTCCCCACACCGTCCTGTTCTGATTTGCTTCGGGCTTTTCCAGGCTGTTGCAAGAAAGAGCCACGTGTGAAGTCTCGCTTTCAAAGCAGCTCACCTCCTAGCCACCATTGTGGCTCACCATCCCGAGCGGCGGGTTCCTGGTGCAACACGGCAGGCAGTGTGGCGATTCTCAAAGTGGGGTCCCGGACACCCTGCCGGGGCCCGCTTTGGCGCTAATCCCAAGACCCTGTGCGTCCACTCGTGCTACCATGAACGCACGGCGGAGTCACGGGGCTGTGGACGCGTGATCACACGAGAACCCGGCAGGACGGAGCCCACCCCTCATCTCTGATTTGTTGGTTTTAGCAAATAccgttatttttcattaaaaacatgttAACGTGATGGGTGTATTGTtcgtttttcagtttatttttttactcatgtctacacccgatgtggggcttgaactcacaaccgcgAGATCGAGAGCCATGTGTTCTTcttactgagccagccgggcgccccaaCGTAATGGGTGTATTGTTAATGTCACGAGTTTGTTGTCATTTTTAGATGTGTTAATACACGTTTTTTAAGTCACTTGGAATTTCTACTGAGGTTAACATCCAGAGAGGCCGTAAAAACAGAAGCGGGTCCTCGGAGTGTCAGGGAGGCGTTGAGGCCCCACGGCAGCGAGGGGAGAGGGCTCTGGGGCCTCCCTGACCCGGCAGGTCTCCTTGTGGCTGGTCGTGAAGCTCCTGGGGAAATCTTCGTCGGTCGTCCATAAAACACAGGTCCTTCTGGTTCTTCTCTCCTAAAGCTCGTGAGGTTTGAGTGGAGCAAAATCCAGATAAAGTGGATCATTATGTTAGCGTTGGGGAGAAGGACTCTAAAGCAAACAGTGTCTGAACAGGTTCCTGAATGTTTTCTACCCCCAGACCCTCTCACGGTAACAGACCACTGTGAGAAGAAGGAATGGACGTATTTCTGGTTATCGACCAAGTTGTCTGTGTCTCAGGGGTCCACGAGGATTCTAACAGCCAGAAGGAGACCTCTTGCGGTTTAAAATTCAGACTCCATGTTGGTTCTGGCTGTTGGACGATTTACCGCCCCCTCGCGTGAAGTCATTTGAGTCAAAACACGGGAACAAAGCACAGCATGTGGGAAGAAGGTGTGATTTGGAAAAGCAGGGCATCGATCTCTTTGCCTTTGGACATTTTTCTGAACGTGCGCTGAAGTCGTCATACCGAGGTAAAGCCGAGACACTGATGAGTTCGTGAGAAAAAGGAACTTTCTTAAAATAGCGACTGGTTTCCGGGCACCATGGTGTGATCGCCGGTGCTGCCTCAATTAGCAGCCTCCGTGGGGATGAGCTGGTGAGCGCAGTGTGTCTGTACTCAGGATTTGGGGGGATCCCCGTGGGACCCCAGCCTCCCACAGAGCAGGCTCAGCATCCCGCAGGCTGCACGgttttcccttcccttcaaaCCTGCACAGCACTTGTGCTGATTTTAGTGGGGCCTGGATATCGTCTTGCTTCTTTATTTTggtgatttaaatattttctgcttaCGTCTTTGTTTGTCCTGGAAACAGTTTCAAGGGTTGTCATAACAAAAAGTCCGCGTTCCTACACTTAACTCTGATACAACAGTGGGAGAAAAAATGACCATGAATTCTCAAATGGTGGACCACACCATGTTCGCGTTTGTTCAGAATCTGAAAATCAAACAAATGTCACGGCATCGTCTGGTGACAGGTGATAGCGACGCTCGTGAGCACAGCATCCCCCACAGACGGGTCGAATCGCTGTGCTGTGCACCTGACGCTGATGTGACAGTGTGCCAAGTGTAATGTTTCAAAAAGGAgcatcgaggggcgcctgggtggcacagtcggttaagcgtccgacttcagccaggtcacgatctcgcggtccgtgagttcaagccccgtgtcgggctctgtgctgacagctcagagcctggagcctgtttccgatgctgtgtctccctctctctctccccctcccccgttcatgctctgtctctctctgtccccaaaataaataaaaaacgttgaaaaaaaaatttaaaaaaaaaacaaaaaacaaaaggaacatcGACGTAATTGGAAAGTGAGACAGCACAGGCAAAAAATACGGACAGTTCTGAGTACGTATATGGGCTTTTGCGTAACTGACCTTGCAAATCGACCAGCTTATAGTTGAGGTAACTTTTGTGACCTCCAGATGAAACATACTCATGGGTTTTAGAGTCCGGAGACCCCAGGAATACAGTGTGAAACTGATAACCCGATCCCAGGATTCTGGTCCTCCTGTTTTCCTGTTTCACACGTAGCTACAGCCCCACTGTTGGGTTCTGGGCCCAGCACGCAAAATCCCACGCAAATGACCAAGTTACAGCTGGCTGTCACTTCTTGACTGTAGTTGCTTTTCTGTCGCGCCCCCAATTCTGGAGGGAAGTTTGGCTGGCTGTCCTAGTGTGGTTTTCCTTCCTGGTAACTGTCACCAGCGGCTCGATTCAACCACACAGACTGTAACGGATTCTGTAACAGCCAGCGGGCCGCGACAGTGCAGGTGATGCGCGCTGCTCTCCCACGGTCACCGCCAGGCCAGGCCACTCTTTCCAGCCTCCAGTTTCCCAGGGGCCGAAGGGTTCGAGTAGAGGAGGTGGCTGGCAGGGAGCAGGGATGCTGTCATCTGGATGCTTGAGCGGAGTCTGAAGAGCAGAGTCCTGTGGGGGACACTCACTCCTCTGCCGCTCCGGGGCCAGTAGCCCACCACCAGGTACCGGAAGTTGTCGCCCCCGGCAGGGGTGCTTACCGGGCCTTTGAGGAAAGACAGGAGAGGAGCGCCCTTCTGACCTGGGCAGGTGACGCGATGGCAGGCGCCCGGCACTCACTTTCTCCTCGGAGGTCAGGCAGAGACTTCCAGCTTCCCAAGTCCCCATGCTTCTGGGCTGGGACAGGATGTGGGGGTTCTGGAGGATCCCAGGGACAGTCTCGTCCGACGTGTGCAGCGGTCTGACGAATCTCACTGTCTCTTCTTGGAGGAAGATGCCCAATCTCTGCTACTGTGGATGTGGGCGTGGCTAATAGCCCCTCACCCTTGCCCAGGACTTTCCTTCGCTTCCTCAAGGTGCTGGCTCAGATGTGGTGTGTCTGGAATTCTGTTGCTGGGATCGTCTCCTCTCCTCCATCCCACTCCGCCCCCAGTTCCTAGCCGAAGGGAAATGGTGACAGAAGCCACACAGGCAGGCGATTATGGGATCGCCAGCTCCGCCTGCTCACCTGCGACTGTCCTGCGGGACTTAGGAATCAGGACCCCGTCACGGATGCCACTGCAGCCACTGGGCATCTGGGACCCATGCTCCAGTCTCGGGAGGATCCAGTTTGCTGCTTTTCCTGTGTGTCACCTTCCCCTCCGAGTCCTCCTGTGCCCCCGTCCTCTCCTGTCTTCACTGTGTCCGCCTGCCCTCCAACCCGGGCTCTCGCGGCGGGATGCTGTCCACCCGCTGCACCACTAACCTACCCGGTCCCGCATCCACCTAGAAATACAGAAACTTGGAATAAAACACACAGGCGCGTTCAGCACCTGCGGCAGAGATTTATGACCCAACCTGCCTCAAACATCCCGGCCTCTGAGCAGCGGGCAGTGGGAGGCTAACCTTGAGGCGCCGGCAGGATGGGGAGAACGTTTGAGAGAACGACGCCTGTCTTGAAGCCGCGTTTGCACATGTTGTGGAGAACACGTATGTAGATGTGGTTTTCGGTTGCAGGTGGAGATTATGGGACCTCAgcccccttctccacccccagcTGTGGGGAGAAGGGCTCTGGCCACCGACCGAGTTCCGCTCTTGCCTGGTGCCCTGacacgggggcaggagggacagggacGCGGCCAGTGCCCTCACGGCCGGAAGgtgctgctggggtgggggggggggggcggccacTGGCCCAGCGCACTTGGAGTTCACCCACACTTGAATGCTTTCGGCTGACCTGGGCCATAGCCGCACAACCTGGTCCCGTCCCCGGTTAGGCCTGAAAGCACCTCCTATGGAAGAGTGTTTCCTGGGGGATAATTCTCCTTGAGTGGTGCCTTGACTTGTGATGCGTCGCCGTGTGACGTCATCACTCATCTGAACGTCGGAGGGAGGTCTCTCCAGGTCTCCTCCTCGAATATGGGATGACAGTCACGATGTGTCACTCGCTTGAACCACCGTTACAGCAGTAAGTACATTGCTCTGCGCCCAGGAATCCCTCCGTGTGCACCGTTTCCTCTGTCATTGTCATGGCATCGCTGACACGGGCCTGTTTTGCCCGTTGATAAAGCTAGGGCTCGAATTTCAGGGGACCGCCTTTCAGCAGTGGCATCAGCATTGTAAAAGGGGGAACTAAGAGGATCCCCCGAGATGCCTTTTCCCCAGCGCCATCGAGGGCGGCCGGCCTTCCCCTCTGACACCAGGGCGCGGGCCGGCAGCCTGGCCTGGCGGGTGACCCCGCGGCCCAACTCCCACCCTCTTAAAGGCGCCAAGCGGTTGTCCAGGACTTTCCCTCCAAGCGGCAGGGACTCCGCCCAGGACTCGGGACCCAGCCGGCCCTCCCGCCTCCGCCCCGGGGTTGATTGAGTCTTGTGGGTGGTGGGGGCCGACGGGGGAGGCCGGTCCCGCCCGGTCCCGCCCCACGCCGTCCGGCTCCGGCTCCGTGGCCGGTCGCACGCAACAGTCGGGTCGTGACACCAGCCAGACGCTCGGCTCCTCCTGCTGGCGCGTCCCCGCCCGGGCCGGGCTCGGGCGGCCGGTGACTGTCCCCGAGCGAGGGGAGGGCCCCGGGAGCCGGGACGTGAGCGAGCCGGCGATGCCGCGGCCGGACGCAGGTGGGTGCGGCGGGGGGCACGCGGCGCCGAGCCCGGCCACCCGCGGGGACgccccgggccccccccccccgcccccgcgcccccgcgACTGAGAGCCGCCCGTCTCCTTCCAGGGCGCCGATGACCCGCCGGCTCGGTGGCACCATGCCCTTCCCGCCCACGCCGACCCCGGGGGCCCCCGccgcgcgccccccgccccgcaggCCCGGCGCCCCGCGCAGGGCAGCGCCCTCCCGCgccccgcccgcgcccgcgccctcGCCGCCCGCCGCCGCGGACAGGAGGAGGCCCCCCGAGGGCGCGCTGTCCGGCTCCTGGCCCCCCGCCGCCCTGAAGCGGTCGCCGGCCCGgcgcggccccggccccggccccccgcgcgcccccgcccggcccgcccGCTCCGGCCACAGCCCCGCGGGGGACGCGGCCCCGGGGACAggacccgccgccgccgccgccgccgccgcgcgctTCTCGCCCGGCCTGCCCCCCGAGGCCGTCCTGCTGCTCCAGGGGCGCCACCTGCAGAGGCGGCTGCCCGCGCGGCCCTGCCGCCCGCCGCCCTCGCCCTCTCCCGCGGGTCCCGGCCGCCGCCCGGCGCCGCGCGTGTCGCTGCTCAACGAGCGGCACCGGTACGACGACGTGGAGTACGAGGAGGAGGCCCGGGCGGTGGACGAGGGCCTGGTCCGCAGGTGCACCGAGTGGCTGCGCGGCGTGGAGTCGGCGGCTGCCGCGCGCGACCTCGCGGGGCCCCTGGACACGCTGCCGCACCTGAGCACGCTGTGAGCCGGagcgggggtaggggggtgggggctccccgCGGACCCgaaggtgcccccccccccgcacctgcGCCTGCCTCCTGGATGCCCGTGAGCCTGGgggtcccccacccccgcacctgTGCCCACCCCCTGGATGcccgtgagcaggggaagggaactCCCCACCTCCTGGAAGCGTGGCCGCACCCTGTgagcctgccctccccccacccccaacgccCACGGCCACCCTCCGACACCTGTGAACCCGCTGCACCCGGTGGGCAGGACCGGATGCCCCTGGCTGACCGCGCGAATGGCCTTTCCTCCGGGGCACCCTGGCGGCACACGCACAGCCTCGTCTGCCTTGCCTGGGCCCCTGTGagccgggggtggagggggggctaGCCTAGGACACGGCCTCCCTGACCCCCGGGCCCACGTCCTGGCCAGGCTCTGCCCCGTACCCCCAGCTGGGGCAGCcaccctttccctctcccaccctggtcggccccaccccccaggtgTTGCCTTCCGGAGACTTCTGGCCTCCTCTTGGCCCCCCAGATGCCTTTAGGGCTCAGGGTGAAAATGCCTCCCGTTCCTCACCCCTAAGGTTCCCGTGGGTCCCAGGGACCCTCTGGCTGGGCCGGTGGTTTGTCTGTGTCACTCCCTGTGGACGACAGCCTGGGGGAGGGCACCCGTGAGGGTGGCTGGCTGTTTGCAGAGCTGGCCTTGGTGCCGCATTTATGATTCCGTTTCTCCGAAACAGAGAACGCGTCTGGGGTTTGGGAAGCTGGGAAACTCAAGTTAACCTAATTTTCAAGCTcggaggggagaagggtgggaaCACCAGCAGCTACTCCACCCGCTGAGCGAGGCCGAGGTTGGAAACTGCTCGTCCACACTGCAGGCCTCCGCCAGGGCCCTGTTGTGCCGCCCCGCGCCCTCTGCCAGCCGGGCCTGCCTGCCCACATTGCCCCCACGCACAGTCACACGCATGCTCACACACCCACGCCCACAGAGCTCTCTCACGAACACTTAGC
This region includes:
- the PRR18 gene encoding proline-rich protein 18, with product MTRRLGGTMPFPPTPTPGAPAARPPPRRPGAPRRAAPSRAPPAPAPSPPAAADRRRPPEGALSGSWPPAALKRSPARRGPGPGPPRAPARPARSGHSPAGDAAPGTGPAAAAAAAARFSPGLPPEAVLLLQGRHLQRRLPARPCRPPPSPSPAGPGRRPAPRVSLLNERHRYDDVEYEEEARAVDEGLVRRCTEWLRGVESAAAARDLAGPLDTLPHLSTL